In Cryptomeria japonica chromosome 10, Sugi_1.0, whole genome shotgun sequence, a genomic segment contains:
- the LOC131078197 gene encoding zinc finger protein zfs1: MSKHQRLPLVPISSNAYLSPAFNACIEPLDLHLQELDPGLLRSARTGNENISPHSKYYSSLQNQLTKATSPLACTAHSSMIVTPWSPEPPGASRSNLASPENFDKLLSLSPPSCFSPSRYITPLQKPVPRFKLSTFTPAQLEEDVLVIDGIAINKSSTIFFSTPESCRKQKSTSSDSFASGSTSSSSGKSLYKTEICRSWEEYGTCRYGLKCQFAHGKDELRTAIRHPKYKTEICRAFTATGTCPYGARCRFIHHFSLTNNYGEDFNFSTDLEEILNASQADFEEMLSAVSLNPCSTGNRILRKRLPIFEEICPTSPPPAD; this comes from the exons ATGTCAAAGCATCAGCGGCTACCGCTCGTTCCGATATCCTCAAATGCTTATCTCAGCCCTGCATTTAACGCTTGCATTGAGCCACTCGATCTTCATCTCCAGGAACTTGATCCAGGGCTTTTGCGCTCTGCAAGAACGGGAAACGAGAATATTTCACCTCATTCAAAATATTACAGCTCTCTGCAGAATCAATTGACAAAAGCAACCTCACCGCTAGCATGCACAGCACATAGCTCGATGATCGTTACCCCCTGGTCTCCTGAACCTCCAGGAGCAAGCCGATCGAATTTGGCAAGTCCTGAAAATTTCGACAAATTATTAAGCTTATCGCCGCCTTCGTGCTTTTCGCCTTCCCGTTATATCACGCCGTTGCAGAAACCAGTGCCGCGTTTCAAGCTGTCAACATTCACCCCCGCACAACTGGAAGAAGATGTTCTTGTAATCGATGGAATTGcgattaacaaatcatcaacaatTTTTTTCTCTACTCCTGAATCTTGTCGGAAGCAAAAGTCTACCAGCTCCGATTCCTTCGCTAGCGGAAGCACCAGCAGCTCCTCTGGAAAGAGCCTCTACAAGACCGAAATTTGCCGCTCCTGGGAAGAGTACGGAACATGTCGCTACGGCTTAAAATGCCAG TTTGCGCACGGCAAAGACGAGCTGCGGACTGCCATTCGCCATCCGAAGTACAAAACCGAG ATCTGCCGAGCATTCACGGCGACGGGGACATGCCCGTATGGTGCGAGGTGCCGTTTTATTCATCACTTCAGTCTAACGAACAATTACGGTGAGGATTTCAATTTCTCGACAGATCTAGAGGAGATTCTCAACGCTTCGCAGGCTGATTTCGAAGAAATGCTGAGCGCTGTAAGCTTGAATCCGTGCTCGACTGGGAATCGAATCCTGCGCAAGCGCTTGCCGATATTTGAAGAGATCTGTCCGACTTCTCCCCCGCCGGCCGATTAA